In one window of Paraflavitalea soli DNA:
- the def gene encoding peptide deformylase encodes MILPIVAYGAPVLRVVSKDITPDYPGLPKLIEDMWETMYASNGVGLAAPQINRDIRLFVIDSAQIFDNQDEDEKGKYPDEPGTKQVFINAHIKALNGKEWAYNEGCLSIPKIREDVTRHEEVTLEYVDEQFVAHTKTFNGITARVILHEYDHIEGKLFIDYLKPLKRKLLKGKLDDITKGKIKVDYKMSFPK; translated from the coding sequence ATGATCCTTCCTATAGTAGCTTACGGAGCACCAGTATTACGTGTTGTAAGCAAGGATATTACACCCGATTATCCCGGTCTTCCCAAGTTGATAGAAGATATGTGGGAAACCATGTACGCCAGTAATGGGGTAGGGTTGGCTGCTCCGCAGATCAACCGGGATATCCGTCTTTTTGTAATAGACAGTGCCCAGATATTTGATAACCAGGATGAAGATGAAAAGGGTAAATATCCTGACGAGCCTGGCACGAAGCAGGTGTTCATCAATGCCCATATCAAAGCGCTCAATGGTAAGGAATGGGCTTATAATGAAGGGTGCCTTAGCATACCCAAAATAAGGGAAGATGTAACCCGTCATGAAGAAGTAACACTTGAATACGTCGATGAGCAATTTGTTGCCCACACCAAAACTTTTAATGGTATAACCGCCCGCGTTATACTGCACGAATACGATCATATTGAAGGAAAGTTATTCATTGACTACCTTAAACCGCTCAAACGCAAGCTGCTGAAAGGGAAACTGGATGATATTACCAAGGGCAAAATAAAAGTCGATTACAAAATGTCCTTTCCCAAATAA
- the ruvX gene encoding Holliday junction resolvase RuvX, with the protein MPRILAIDYGLKRTGIAVTDPLQIIATGLTTVESPKLIPFLKDYFSKEIVELIIIGEPKNWDDTDTHATPLVKKIIERLKKEFPAIPLTTVDERYTSKMASQAMIDMGMKKMQRRNKALVDEIAATIMLQEYLQRMS; encoded by the coding sequence ATGCCCCGAATCCTCGCTATCGATTATGGTCTTAAGAGAACCGGTATTGCTGTGACAGACCCCTTGCAGATCATAGCCACAGGGCTTACTACGGTCGAATCTCCCAAACTCATCCCCTTCCTGAAAGATTATTTCTCCAAAGAGATTGTTGAGCTGATCATTATTGGTGAACCCAAGAATTGGGATGATACGGATACACACGCCACACCCCTGGTAAAGAAGATCATCGAAAGGCTGAAGAAAGAGTTCCCTGCTATACCCCTTACAACAGTGGATGAGCGCTACACCTCCAAAATGGCTTCCCAGGCCATGATCGATATGGGGATGAAAAAGATGCAACGGCGAAATAAGGCGCTTGTAGACGAAATAGCGGCCACCATCATGCTGCAGGAGTATTTGCAAAGAATGTCCTAA
- the hxpB gene encoding hexitol phosphatase HxpB — MKPTTVIFDMDGLLIDSEPLWEEAGKETLAGFGVSLTDEQYHFSTGLRTREWIDWWFTWFNIDKKHALEAELAIVQKAIEKIAARGIAMPGVHEVFSLLKEKGFKIGLATSSPLALVKVVAEKLQINDYLQAIASAEELKYGKPHPQVYLDCAAALEVSPLECVCLEDSFNGMIAVKAARMKCIVIPAKHQQHQTCWDAADRKLSSLLQLNEEVLDDL; from the coding sequence ATGAAACCCACTACAGTTATTTTTGATATGGACGGCCTTCTCATTGACTCTGAACCTTTATGGGAGGAAGCCGGTAAAGAAACCCTGGCCGGGTTTGGTGTTAGCCTCACTGATGAGCAATACCACTTCAGTACTGGTTTACGCACGCGTGAATGGATAGACTGGTGGTTTACCTGGTTCAATATAGATAAGAAACATGCCCTGGAGGCCGAGCTCGCCATTGTGCAGAAAGCCATTGAAAAGATCGCAGCACGTGGTATTGCCATGCCCGGCGTACATGAGGTATTTTCCCTTTTAAAAGAAAAAGGCTTTAAGATAGGTCTGGCTACCTCTTCTCCCCTCGCCCTGGTGAAAGTGGTGGCTGAAAAGTTGCAGATCAATGATTACCTGCAGGCTATCGCTTCTGCTGAGGAATTAAAATACGGCAAGCCGCACCCACAGGTATACCTGGATTGTGCAGCGGCGCTGGAGGTATCACCACTGGAATGTGTGTGCCTGGAGGATTCGTTTAATGGGATGATCGCCGTAAAGGCAGCCCGTATGAAGTGTATAGTAATACCTGCGAAACATCAACAACACCAAACCTGCTGGGATGCTGCTGATAGGAAATTATCTTCCCTGCTTCAGCTGAATGAGGAAGTATTGGACGACCTGTAA
- the lipB gene encoding lipoyl(octanoyl) transferase LipB — protein MANSDKQRVLFEDLGAMPYQAAWDYQEKLLKENVKKKTEARESAIGSRQSAVESADFQGASDNLRPATTHHLLFVEHPPVYTLGKSGDMANVLITEEERVARNIEFYASNRGGDITFHGPKQLVGYPILDLERFYTDLGKYLRNLEEVFILTMAEYGLKGERSQGETGVWMDTAIPGRARKICAMGIRCSRWVTMHGFAFNVNTDLTYFDYIIPCGIRNKQVTSLEKELGYTLDMEEVKAKVKANFEYVFNVELRAEELAASI, from the coding sequence ATGGCCAATTCAGACAAACAGCGGGTACTATTTGAAGACCTGGGCGCCATGCCCTACCAGGCAGCCTGGGACTACCAGGAAAAGCTCCTGAAAGAGAACGTGAAGAAGAAGACGGAAGCCAGGGAGTCGGCAATCGGCAGTCGGCAATCGGCAGTTGAAAGCGCGGATTTTCAGGGTGCTTCGGATAATCTGAGACCGGCCACTACTCACCACTTATTATTTGTAGAGCATCCGCCTGTGTATACGCTGGGCAAAAGCGGGGATATGGCCAATGTGCTGATCACAGAAGAGGAGCGGGTAGCGCGGAATATTGAGTTCTATGCCAGTAACAGGGGGGGCGATATTACTTTCCACGGGCCTAAACAGCTGGTGGGTTATCCCATCCTGGACCTGGAAAGGTTTTATACGGATCTGGGTAAATACCTGCGCAACCTCGAAGAAGTATTTATCCTTACCATGGCCGAATACGGACTAAAAGGAGAGCGTTCTCAGGGCGAAACGGGTGTATGGATGGACACGGCTATACCGGGCCGGGCACGTAAGATCTGCGCTATGGGCATTCGCTGCAGCCGTTGGGTGACTATGCACGGCTTTGCTTTCAATGTCAATACAGACCTTACTTATTTTGATTACATCATTCCGTGTGGCATTCGCAACAAACAGGTGACTTCCCTGGAAAAAGAATTGGGCTACACCCTTGATATGGAGGAAGTAAAAGCGAAAGTAAAGGCCAATTTTGAGTACGTATTTAATGTAGAGTTGAGGGCTGAGGAATTAGCTGCCAGCATATAG
- a CDS encoding UbiA-like polyprenyltransferase — translation MSTVKNYLSLVKFSHTIFAMPFAMIGFALGLYTQFAGVLKESTIGQGEFISSSWKVAGNWKGSIALLLLLVILCMVFARSAAMAFNRYLDRQFDAKNPRTAIREIPAGILKADRVLLFTVVNSLLFIICCWFINRLCFFLSPVALFVILFYSYTKRFTPLCHLVLGVGLSLAPIGAFLAVTGQFALLPILFSFAVIFWVSGFDIIYALQDEEFDKSHQLHSIPAWLGKAKALRVSEVLHLLSAGCVIAAGVYGGFHWLYWIGIAVFAGMLVYQHSIVKPNDLRRVNLAFMTANGIASVVFAVFVIADLFMGWKILTASFN, via the coding sequence ATGTCAACAGTTAAGAACTATCTCTCCCTGGTCAAATTCTCCCATACGATCTTCGCCATGCCTTTTGCGATGATCGGGTTTGCCCTGGGGCTCTACACGCAGTTTGCAGGGGTTTTAAAAGAAAGCACGATTGGCCAGGGTGAGTTTATTTCCTCCTCCTGGAAGGTGGCAGGGAACTGGAAGGGGAGCATTGCTTTGTTGTTGCTGCTGGTGATCCTGTGCATGGTCTTTGCCCGTAGTGCCGCCATGGCCTTTAACCGGTACCTCGACAGGCAGTTCGATGCCAAAAATCCCCGTACAGCCATCCGGGAAATACCTGCAGGCATCTTAAAAGCTGATCGTGTATTGCTATTTACCGTTGTCAACAGCTTATTGTTTATCATATGCTGCTGGTTTATCAACCGGCTTTGTTTTTTCCTTTCTCCGGTAGCTTTATTCGTCATCCTTTTTTATAGTTATACCAAACGGTTTACGCCACTGTGCCACCTGGTGCTGGGAGTAGGCTTATCACTGGCGCCGATCGGGGCCTTCCTGGCGGTAACCGGTCAGTTTGCGCTCTTGCCCATACTGTTTTCTTTTGCTGTTATCTTTTGGGTCAGTGGTTTTGATATAATCTATGCGTTGCAGGATGAAGAGTTTGATAAGTCGCACCAATTGCATTCTATCCCTGCCTGGCTGGGTAAGGCCAAAGCATTGCGGGTATCGGAAGTATTACATCTGTTAAGTGCCGGTTGTGTGATCGCTGCTGGTGTTTATGGGGGCTTTCACTGGTTATACTGGATCGGGATCGCTGTGTTTGCCGGCATGCTGGTGTACCAGCATTCGATCGTAAAGCCCAATGATCTGCGGCGCGTCAATCTAGCTTTTATGACAGCTAATGGTATTGCCAGTGTGGTGTTTGCTGTATTTGTGATCGCTGATCTCTTCATGGGTTGGAAGATCTTAACTGCTTCTTTTAATTAG
- a CDS encoding RNA methyltransferase, whose product MRKLSMDELNRKSVTDFRESDKIPIIVVLDNIRSMHNVGSVFRTADAFLLQGIYLCGYTPQPPHRDIHKTALGATETVTWKYFASTLEAVQELRDTGYQLWAVEQVENSVPLNQFDANQPAPLAVVFGNEVSGVEAEVIKACDGCIEIPQLGMKHSLNISVAAGIVLWELVRAKLNHER is encoded by the coding sequence ATGCGCAAATTGAGCATGGATGAACTGAACCGTAAATCAGTAACGGACTTCAGGGAATCGGATAAAATACCCATAATCGTAGTGCTGGACAATATCCGCAGCATGCACAATGTTGGCAGCGTATTCCGCACAGCAGATGCCTTTTTACTGCAGGGGATTTACCTATGTGGCTATACACCACAACCTCCCCACCGGGATATCCATAAAACAGCCCTGGGTGCTACAGAAACGGTAACCTGGAAATACTTTGCGTCCACACTGGAAGCAGTACAGGAATTGCGGGATACGGGGTACCAGCTTTGGGCGGTTGAGCAGGTAGAGAATAGTGTGCCCTTAAACCAGTTTGATGCCAACCAACCGGCTCCGCTGGCTGTTGTATTTGGGAATGAAGTAAGTGGGGTGGAGGCGGAGGTCATTAAAGCCTGTGATGGTTGTATTGAGATACCCCAGCTGGGTATGAAACATTCACTGAATATTTCGGTAGCTGCCGGTATAGTATTGTGGGAACTGGTACGTGCAAAATTGAATCATGAACGTTGA
- a CDS encoding RluA family pseudouridine synthase produces the protein MSKKDIEQDNELDNELEDSSEGSEELYERMNLIVDGGQAPMRLDKFLVQRIENASRNKVQQAIESGRVLINGKQVQSNHKIKPGEEIVVYSDKEVKGEDIIPEKMPLNIEYEDDDILIINKPVGLVVHPASGNPSGTLINGVAWYLLQQNSELNTEVLPRFGLVHRIDKNTSGLMVLAKTEKAVSSLAKEFFNHTIHRQYVALVWGDVAEDSGTVNAHIGRHQRFRKIFDAYPDGEYGKEAITHYKVLERFGYVTMVQCELETGRTHQIRVHMKHIGHPLFNDEVYGGDRIVKGTVFNKYKQFVDNCFALCPRHALHAKTLGFIHPRTRQEVVFNSEIPNDMAQLITKWRNYVQVKNII, from the coding sequence ATGAGTAAAAAAGACATTGAGCAGGATAACGAGCTGGATAATGAGTTGGAAGACAGTTCAGAAGGTTCCGAGGAGCTATATGAGCGAATGAACCTCATCGTAGACGGTGGGCAGGCCCCCATGCGCCTGGACAAATTCCTGGTACAACGCATTGAAAATGCCTCCCGTAACAAGGTACAGCAGGCCATCGAAAGCGGCCGCGTACTCATTAATGGCAAACAGGTGCAGTCCAACCACAAGATCAAACCGGGTGAAGAGATCGTGGTATACTCCGATAAAGAGGTAAAGGGCGAAGACATTATACCCGAAAAGATGCCGCTGAATATTGAATACGAGGACGACGATATCCTGATCATCAATAAGCCCGTAGGCCTTGTAGTGCACCCTGCCAGCGGTAATCCCAGTGGCACCCTGATCAATGGCGTGGCCTGGTACCTGCTGCAGCAAAACAGTGAGCTGAACACAGAAGTATTGCCCCGCTTTGGGCTGGTACACCGCATTGATAAAAATACAAGCGGCCTGATGGTATTGGCCAAGACCGAAAAAGCCGTCAGCAGCTTAGCCAAGGAATTTTTCAACCATACCATCCACCGCCAGTATGTAGCCCTGGTATGGGGTGATGTGGCCGAAGACAGCGGCACCGTGAATGCCCATATTGGCAGGCACCAGCGTTTCCGCAAAATATTTGATGCCTATCCCGATGGTGAATATGGTAAAGAGGCCATTACCCATTATAAAGTACTGGAGCGTTTTGGTTATGTAACCATGGTACAGTGTGAGTTGGAAACAGGACGCACACACCAGATCCGCGTACACATGAAACATATTGGCCATCCCCTGTTCAACGATGAAGTATATGGTGGCGACAGGATCGTAAAAGGTACTGTATTCAATAAGTACAAACAGTTTGTAGATAACTGCTTTGCCCTTTGCCCCCGGCATGCCCTCCATGCCAAGACCCTTGGGTTCATCCATCCGCGCACCCGCCAGGAAGTTGTTTTCAACAGCGAGATCCCCAATGATATGGCCCAACTGATCACCAAATGGAGGAATTACGTACAGGTGAAGAATATTATCTGA